The sequence CGAACCGGAACCATTTTCTGCCGCCGGGCTCCTCCCGCCGGAGCATAAGGACATCTTTTTCAGGGATGCCCGTTTTGTCGTCTGAATAGGTGAAGAAGGCAATATTGCTCTCAGTTATAATGCCTGCCAGAGTCCCGTTATCATTCACGACAACAACCCTGTCATTTTGCTCGCTCATTATATCAATTACGTGGTTCAGTGAATGGAAACGGTTGACCGTCTCGACCGGAACCATCAGGTCTGCGACCGTCAGGTTCAGGTTTTCTGCGATACCTGACGCGAGCAAATCCGATTTTGTTACTATTCCCTGAAGGCCTTCCGTATCGAGAACAGGGAGGCCGCTTATATTCTTCTCAACCATCACTTCCGCGATCGCGCCGATTTCGGTGGTCGGTGCGATGGTAACCGGATCCGGCGTCATGATGACATGCGCGGGAATATGGTCGATCGGTCTTCTCCGCCACAATGGCTCTGTGTTGCGGAGCCGGTATGCAATATCTTTCTTGGTAATGATGCCTGAAAGACGGTCATCCTCCAGTACCGGACATCGCGAAATTTTATGTTTCAACATCAGATTTCTTATATGTGCAACCGGATCGTCGGGTGCAATAACATGGACTGGAGATACCATAACCTCTGATGCATTCATAGGATATCACCTCTTGGAAAATGCGCGCACCAGATCGAATTCCGTAACAAGGCCGACAAGCCGGGAATCTTCGATCACAGGGAGCGCGCCGACGTTCTTCGATAATATCTCTCGTGCCACTTCGTTGATGTTTTCATCCGGCGTTGTGGTATGGAGAGAACCGTTAATAAGCGTCCGGACAGGAAGATTCATCACATCCGAGACATTCCCGGTCACAAGTTTATCAAAGACCTTCCCTCCGCCGATGTATTTCATAATATCAGTGCTGGTGACGATACCGAAAAGGACGTCATCACTCACTACCGGCAGGCGCCGGAACCTTTGTGTGACCATCTCGCGTGTCACGGTGCCGATGGGTGTTTCGGGAGACGTGATGTGGAGTGATGTTGTCATGATATCCTCCACCTTGAGGGGACTCCGCTCCGCGACAAGGACGCGCATTACGTCGCGTTCGGTAACTATGCCTGAAAGAACCTCTTTTTCATTGATAATGGGCAGTCCGCCGGTTTTCTTTTCGACGATTACCCCCACGGCATCGGCAATTGACGCCGTAACCGGAAGCGTGACCAGCTGAGAGGTCATGATTTCTCGAACGCTCTCGTTGAGCGCTGCTATGAGGTTGCCCTTGTGCTTTACCTTCACGAGATTAAATCTGCTGCCTCCCCCCATGAAATCGATGATGTCGCCCGCGGTGATGATGCCCCGAAGGCTGTGTGTTCCGGGATCTGTTACAGGCAAACGCCGGAATCCGTGGGCTGTCATCGCCTCAATGGCACCAAGAATAGTGCTGGTCGGAGGTACCGAGATTACATCCCGCGTCGCGATCGCCATAATTTCCCCCTCTTTGTCGGAGGAACGTGATTTGAATTCAACCGGACCACGGTCGAATTTGCCAGGCATTTTCAGGAGTTTATCTCCCTGTTTCTGGTGTCGTTCATTCCTGTGCAAGTGATCCACCTTATAATGATAAACCCTTCAATACATCATGCCGGTCAAGGATGCCGACAAGATTTCCATTCAAAACAACGGGGAGCCTGCTGATATCATGAACAGTGAGTGATCGTGCAGCTTCGCCTATATCATCGTCGGGCGAGACATAAATGGCTGGTGTGGTCATCAGGTTCTCGACATGTACTTTTGATGAATTTTCAAGTGTTTTCCGTATCCTGCCGTACCTGAGAAGGTCGTTCCGGGAGAGCATCCCGACCAGTATTCCGTCCCTTACGACAGGAAAGGCATAATATCCGCTTTCCACAATGAGCGAGTACAGTTTCTGTATCGTGTCATCGGGCCTGCACGTCACGACCCGCTGTGCCATAAAATCACTGACGCGGCCGCGGAGTTCCTGCCGGCGGATAAGAATCTGGAAGAGTTCCGAAAGCATGATACCCCCGATCACGTTTCGTGCCTCATTCGTGACCGCCGCACTGTCAGTTCCCATGGTCCGGATGATTCCCGCGACAGTCTCGAGGGAATCGTCAGGATGAACCGATGCTGCTTCCTTGACAAAACCTTCCACGGTGACGTTCGACTTCGTATCAGTTACCTTCAATACATCAGTCGCGTCAATATACCCCATCAGTCCGTTTTTTTCATTCGTTACATAGATCTCCCGGTACAAGTCATCCCGGAGAATCTGTCGTGCCCTGGTGATGAAATCATTCCATCGCAACACGGGGAACTCAACCATTAGGTCGCGAGCGACCTTCATACAAGACGTTCCTCCTCCCTGCAGTTTGGGCAGAGCATGACGCCGTCAACAGGTCTGATGTTGTCGGACATGTTCCCGCAGCTGTCACAGATCCCCATGATCATGTCGTCCTCGCGGTTGATCTCAATGAGATCCGACATAATTTCATTGATCTCCGTGGCAACTGACAGCAGAT is a genomic window of Methanoculleus sp. SDB containing:
- a CDS encoding histidine kinase, which produces MHRNERHQKQGDKLLKMPGKFDRGPVEFKSRSSDKEGEIMAIATRDVISVPPTSTILGAIEAMTAHGFRRLPVTDPGTHSLRGIITAGDIIDFMGGGSRFNLVKVKHKGNLIAALNESVREIMTSQLVTLPVTASIADAVGVIVEKKTGGLPIINEKEVLSGIVTERDVMRVLVAERSPLKVEDIMTTSLHITSPETPIGTVTREMVTQRFRRLPVVSDDVLFGIVTSTDIMKYIGGGKVFDKLVTGNVSDVMNLPVRTLINGSLHTTTPDENINEVAREILSKNVGALPVIEDSRLVGLVTEFDLVRAFSKR
- a CDS encoding histidine kinase, yielding MKVARDLMVEFPVLRWNDFITRARQILRDDLYREIYVTNEKNGLMGYIDATDVLKVTDTKSNVTVEGFVKEAASVHPDDSLETVAGIIRTMGTDSAAVTNEARNVIGGIMLSELFQILIRRQELRGRVSDFMAQRVVTCRPDDTIQKLYSLIVESGYYAFPVVRDGILVGMLSRNDLLRYGRIRKTLENSSKVHVENLMTTPAIYVSPDDDIGEAARSLTVHDISRLPVVLNGNLVGILDRHDVLKGLSL